The following are encoded in a window of Lactobacillus panisapium genomic DNA:
- the ligA gene encoding NAD-dependent DNA ligase LigA, producing the protein MADLTLDEARKEVASLRDKLDQWADAYYSKDAPEVEDNVYDQNYQRLVELEQQFPQLVTQDSITQRVGGQLDSELTKVTHQVPMLSMGDVFSKEELRAFDERVQKQIGHEVAYNVELKIDGLSINLEYTDGKLTRASTRGNGLVGEDVTPNARFISDIPQTLPEKLTMEVRGECYMGKEAFAKLNSERDEKGETVFANPRNAAAGSLRQLDASITKHRNLSTFIYTWVNPPEEIKSQHQAIEKMTSLGFHTNQTGKRLAKMDEIFAFIDEYTAKRDSLQYGIDGIVLKVDDLNLQNELGNTVKIPRWEIAYKFPPEEQATVVHEIKWTVGRTGVVTPTAIMDPVQLAGTTVSHAVLHNADLLKQKDVRIGDTVMLHKAGDIIPEISEVVMAKRPKDSEPYPIPTECPSCGEKLIHLKDEVALRCVNPSCPAQIEEGITHFASRPAMNIDGLGPKIVRQLITNDLVHNVADLYHLQASDLAKLDHFKDKSINNLLTAINNSKRNSVELLLTGLGIDHVGAKAARLISQKFKNMTKIMEADVQEVAAIDTIGMTIAEALTTYFAQDEVVELVKKLQASGLNMDYLGETEEQVEEIPDNYFKNKTVVLTGTLSHFTRSEFTQKLQALGAKVTGSVSGKTDYVIYGKDAGSKYTKAQKLGVPLLTEEEAIAQVK; encoded by the coding sequence ATGGCAGATTTAACTCTTGATGAAGCCAGAAAAGAAGTCGCTTCGCTTAGAGATAAGCTCGATCAGTGGGCTGATGCATACTATTCAAAAGATGCGCCAGAAGTTGAAGATAATGTTTATGACCAAAACTATCAGCGGTTAGTTGAATTGGAACAACAATTTCCGCAACTGGTTACGCAAGATTCAATTACGCAACGTGTTGGTGGTCAACTTGACAGTGAATTAACGAAGGTTACCCACCAGGTGCCAATGCTTTCAATGGGGGATGTATTTTCCAAAGAGGAGCTGCGTGCCTTTGATGAGCGGGTGCAAAAGCAAATCGGTCATGAAGTTGCCTATAACGTCGAACTAAAAATTGACGGTTTATCAATTAATTTGGAATATACGGATGGCAAGCTTACACGGGCGTCAACGCGTGGAAATGGTTTAGTCGGTGAAGACGTAACGCCGAATGCCCGCTTTATTTCAGATATTCCACAAACCTTGCCGGAAAAATTAACCATGGAGGTACGTGGCGAGTGTTATATGGGTAAGGAAGCTTTTGCCAAGTTAAACAGTGAACGTGATGAAAAGGGTGAGACCGTTTTTGCTAATCCGCGGAATGCTGCTGCCGGATCATTGCGCCAGCTAGATGCTAGTATTACCAAGCATCGTAATTTAAGTACTTTCATTTATACTTGGGTTAATCCTCCTGAGGAAATCAAGAGTCAGCATCAAGCAATTGAGAAGATGACAAGTTTAGGTTTCCACACTAATCAAACAGGTAAACGACTGGCTAAGATGGATGAAATCTTTGCGTTTATTGATGAATACACCGCTAAACGTGATTCACTGCAATACGGCATTGATGGCATTGTACTTAAGGTCGATGACTTGAATTTGCAAAACGAACTGGGCAATACGGTTAAAATTCCGCGGTGGGAAATCGCCTATAAGTTTCCACCAGAAGAGCAAGCAACAGTTGTTCACGAGATTAAATGGACGGTTGGCCGTACCGGTGTTGTAACGCCAACCGCAATCATGGATCCAGTACAGCTGGCTGGGACAACCGTCTCACACGCTGTTTTGCATAACGCCGATTTGCTCAAGCAAAAAGACGTCCGGATTGGTGATACCGTGATGCTGCATAAAGCTGGCGATATTATTCCAGAAATTTCAGAAGTGGTCATGGCCAAACGCCCTAAGGATAGTGAACCTTATCCGATTCCAACAGAATGTCCTTCATGTGGTGAAAAATTAATTCACTTAAAAGATGAAGTTGCATTGCGGTGTGTTAATCCTTCATGTCCTGCTCAGATTGAAGAGGGCATTACCCACTTTGCTTCGCGGCCAGCAATGAATATCGATGGTCTAGGGCCGAAAATTGTTCGGCAATTAATTACAAACGATTTAGTTCACAACGTAGCTGACTTATACCATTTACAAGCCAGCGATTTAGCTAAGCTTGATCATTTTAAGGATAAGTCAATTAATAATTTATTGACTGCAATCAACAATTCGAAGAGAAATTCGGTTGAATTACTGTTAACCGGTCTTGGAATTGATCATGTTGGTGCTAAAGCTGCGCGTTTAATTTCCCAAAAGTTTAAAAATATGACAAAGATTATGGAAGCGGACGTGCAAGAAGTAGCTGCAATCGATACAATAGGCATGACAATTGCAGAAGCATTGACGACTTATTTTGCGCAAGATGAAGTGGTCGAACTAGTCAAAAAACTGCAGGCTAGTGGTCTTAATATGGATTACTTGGGTGAAACCGAGGAACAAGTAGAAGAAATTCCTGATAATTATTTCAAAAATAAGACGGTAGTTTTAACCGGAACGCTTTCCCACTTTACTCGTAGTGAATTTACCCAAAAGTTGCAAGCACTGGGTGCTAAGGTAACCGGGTCTGTTTCTGGTAAAACTGACTATGTCATTTATGGTAAAGATGCTGGTTCAAAATACACTAAGGCGCAAAAGCTTGGTGTGCCGTTATTGACTGAGGAAGAAGCAATTGCTCAGGTTAAATAA